The nucleotide sequence GACGCGCGTGCCGAGTCGCGGCGCGGGACGGGCGGCGGACGCGTGAGGGTCATCCTCCGGAACCCACGGCGCGAGGTGGAGGTGGCGGGCGGCCGTCGCGTGAAGGACGTGCTGCGCGAGCTCGACATCATCCCCGAGACCGTGCTGGTGATCCGCGGTGACGACCTCGTCACCGCCGACCAGGTCGTCCACGACGACGAGACGATCGAGCTGCGTCCGGTGATGAGCG is from Candidatus Methylomirabilota bacterium and encodes:
- a CDS encoding MoaD/ThiS family protein, which codes for DARAESRRGTGGGRVRVILRNPRREVEVAGGRRVKDVLRELDIIPETVLVIRGDDLVTADQVVHDDETIELRPVMSGGSAP